A stretch of the Leptospira stimsonii genome encodes the following:
- a CDS encoding chromosome partitioning protein ParB, whose product MKKSQEEKAREWMEEQEASPRPGSLNAKIYIPKGVTLNPIVKMVPPESLRPNLKNDFDPLSEEEYANLKENIALNGILDALTAKKDGTLVTGENRYRIALELKEHEDENVRRRVESIPVRYYMNELTLEEEYDILEGDNLFRRHLTPEQRKERLKKRILRKYKDDLLQDNRGGNRRSDSSNPPSENTEEAKQERSSSEKQTDSETELGLLFGEVGTITEQASLKEELESGSKIPPESLETGSDKKSNNDPHRLIEKPKELAKRISEGERIPLGTARNYVSEIRKELQSKTPKPTQKKTEKKKEAEPKKDKIHEFQKKYSKLSPSAKKAEVSRLVGKLVQVRKKREKLETQVATFLREDSEIVEKLIAVGEKKRVQGL is encoded by the coding sequence ATGAAGAAGAGCCAAGAAGAGAAAGCAAGAGAGTGGATGGAAGAGCAAGAAGCGAGTCCCCGACCCGGCTCTTTGAACGCGAAGATATATATCCCGAAGGGAGTCACACTCAATCCGATTGTGAAGATGGTTCCGCCTGAAAGTTTAAGGCCGAATCTAAAGAATGACTTTGATCCCTTGAGTGAAGAAGAATATGCAAATCTGAAAGAGAACATTGCACTGAACGGAATTTTGGATGCACTCACGGCGAAGAAGGACGGAACGCTTGTGACGGGAGAAAACCGCTACCGGATTGCTTTGGAGCTAAAGGAACACGAAGACGAGAACGTGCGCCGTCGTGTTGAGAGTATTCCAGTTCGTTACTATATGAACGAGCTTACCCTTGAGGAAGAATACGATATCCTCGAAGGAGACAATCTGTTTCGCAGACATTTGACTCCGGAGCAAAGAAAGGAGCGGCTAAAGAAGAGAATCCTTCGCAAATACAAGGACGATCTCTTGCAAGACAACCGTGGGGGAAATCGAAGGAGTGATTCATCTAATCCACCAAGTGAGAATACAGAAGAAGCAAAACAAGAACGATCTTCTTCTGAAAAACAAACGGATTCAGAAACGGAGCTTGGGTTATTGTTTGGTGAAGTTGGCACCATTACAGAGCAAGCGTCCTTGAAAGAAGAGTTGGAATCAGGATCAAAGATTCCCCCTGAATCTTTGGAAACTGGATCAGACAAAAAATCAAACAATGACCCTCATCGTTTGATCGAAAAGCCGAAAGAGTTGGCAAAGAGGATTTCAGAAGGAGAACGTATTCCACTTGGAACGGCAAGGAATTACGTTTCCGAGATTCGTAAAGAACTTCAAAGCAAAACTCCCAAACCTACTCAGAAGAAGACAGAAAAGAAGAAGGAAGCGGAACCAAAGAAAGACAAGATACATGAGTTTCAGAAGAAGTATTCCAAACTGAGTCCGTCTGCAAAGAAAGCGGAAGTGAGTCGTTTAGTTGGAAAGCTCGTTCAAGTAAGGAAGAAGAGAGAGAAGTTGGAAACTCAAGTAGCTACTTTTCTCAGGGAAGATTCCGAGATCGTAGAAAAGCTCATTGCAGTTGGAGAAAAGAAACGGGTTCAAGGTCTTTAG